From Thermoleophilia bacterium, one genomic window encodes:
- a CDS encoding type 4a pilus biogenesis protein PilO, translating to MSRRAKLLLGTLGVVVLAVVVWFLVLQPLRSDVASTNQEIENMRARLQAAQAKLAQAEVKREEAKYNQARLLELAKMVPESEETPSLIVELEDLARQSGVELRSISRGETAELATIPASYVPIDLELYGKYFDVSDFVYRLEQMVARPGRLLAVKTVALEVQSGQEELALETSPTLRATLTVYAFVSGKAVQTGGSTGSAPTGTTPETTTTGP from the coding sequence ATGAGTCGCAGGGCAAAACTCTTACTGGGGACTTTGGGCGTAGTTGTCCTTGCGGTCGTAGTGTGGTTTTTGGTTCTTCAGCCGCTCCGATCTGACGTGGCCTCTACCAACCAAGAAATTGAAAACATGCGTGCACGTCTGCAAGCCGCGCAAGCCAAACTGGCTCAGGCGGAAGTTAAGCGCGAAGAGGCAAAATACAACCAGGCGCGGCTGCTAGAACTGGCGAAGATGGTGCCCGAAAGCGAGGAGACTCCAAGCCTAATTGTGGAGTTGGAAGATCTGGCTCGGCAGTCTGGGGTCGAGTTGCGCAGTATCTCGCGCGGCGAGACGGCCGAGCTAGCAACGATACCGGCCAGCTATGTTCCCATTGACCTTGAGTTGTACGGGAAATACTTCGATGTGTCGGATTTCGTTTATCGTCTCGAGCAGATGGTGGCCCGGCCGGGAAGGTTGCTCGCAGTGAAGACGGTTGCTCTGGAGGTACAGTCCGGCCAGGAAGAACTCGCACTGGAAACAAGCCCCACTCTGCGCGCCACTCTCACGGTGTATGCGTTTGTCTCCGGAAAGGCGGTCCAGACTGGGGGCTCGACCGGTAGCGCGCCAACCGGCACAACGCCGGAGACCACCACGACAGGGCCATAG
- a CDS encoding Asp23/Gls24 family envelope stress response protein: protein MTEYQIATGVLESIVRGSLQGDSRIRFHSLFPLVKGRAVTVEVQDAECRVEVHVDARYGEHLPSLADEIRERVSAALSQMTGLRVAAVDVVYAGVFAE from the coding sequence ATGACTGAGTATCAAATTGCAACTGGAGTGCTTGAGTCCATCGTACGGGGCTCCCTGCAAGGCGACAGCAGGATCCGATTCCATTCTTTATTTCCGCTGGTCAAGGGCAGAGCGGTAACTGTGGAAGTACAAGACGCTGAGTGTCGGGTAGAGGTCCACGTTGACGCGAGGTATGGGGAGCACTTACCTTCCCTGGCCGACGAGATTCGGGAACGGGTGTCGGCGGCACTTAGTCAGATGACTGGCCTGCGTGTGGCCGCGGTGGACGTGGTCTACGCTGGTGTATTTGCGGAATAG
- the aroB gene encoding 3-dehydroquinate synthase: MAAVVALAGFMGAGKTSVGEMLASSLGWRFVDLDTEFERRHPEGIARFFAEKGEAAFRAEEWRLLRTILEDACFANREESEGEGLVLSLGGGTLEIQEAAEALEQCATVFYLKISPETAWRRVQGSDRPLAQDQAVFLDRFFRRQELYEDAADWVIPADNRSVGEIVEDILWVVKDARASTAGSWGRFVVLTQRRSRIMGAAGALLATPQLAKPFTAQGQRIFLITDENVFWAWGSRLLSCLGQQSRVATLIVAQGEQSKSVRTLASCWEWLAEQGARRDDLVVALGGGVVGDLAGFAAATYQRGVPLWQIPTTLLAQVDSSVGGKTAVNLPAGKNLVGAFYQPDLVVIDPVTLDTLPTHVYRAGLAEVVKYALLKSWSFFSFLERNASQILAREPYVLARLVKRCVLCKAEIVEQDETEMGPRAVLNLGHTVAHALEKVVGYGKLSHGEAVSLGLVAALVVSEKLLGLDPEVRMRTTCLLETFGLPVSWEISNIDAITAATAYDKKARARSAGYVGLQQVGQPVIGLDVSPSLLREALEVITR, encoded by the coding sequence ATGGCGGCGGTTGTAGCTCTTGCCGGTTTCATGGGGGCTGGCAAGACGTCTGTCGGGGAAATGCTTGCTAGTTCTCTCGGGTGGCGTTTCGTAGATCTAGACACCGAATTCGAAAGGCGTCATCCGGAGGGAATCGCGCGTTTCTTTGCCGAGAAGGGCGAAGCGGCGTTCCGGGCCGAAGAGTGGCGCCTTCTTCGGACTATTCTGGAGGACGCGTGCTTTGCAAATCGAGAGGAGTCCGAAGGCGAGGGTCTTGTCTTGTCATTGGGAGGCGGTACTCTCGAGATACAGGAGGCTGCCGAGGCTCTCGAGCAATGCGCCACTGTCTTTTACCTCAAAATCTCTCCAGAGACTGCCTGGAGGCGAGTGCAAGGCAGCGACCGACCTCTTGCCCAAGACCAAGCCGTCTTTCTCGACCGTTTCTTCAGGCGTCAGGAACTTTACGAGGATGCGGCTGACTGGGTGATTCCTGCCGACAATAGGTCTGTGGGCGAGATAGTAGAGGACATCCTTTGGGTCGTGAAAGATGCAAGGGCGTCCACCGCAGGGAGTTGGGGACGATTCGTGGTCTTGACTCAGCGTCGCTCACGAATAATGGGGGCTGCCGGGGCTCTGTTGGCGACGCCACAGCTTGCGAAGCCGTTCACCGCGCAGGGACAGAGAATCTTCTTGATCACGGACGAAAATGTTTTTTGGGCATGGGGAAGCCGCCTTCTAAGTTGTCTTGGGCAGCAATCTCGCGTAGCTACGTTAATCGTTGCCCAGGGCGAACAAAGTAAGAGTGTCAGAACTCTAGCAAGTTGTTGGGAGTGGCTGGCGGAGCAGGGGGCGCGGAGAGACGACTTGGTCGTCGCTCTGGGCGGGGGTGTTGTGGGTGATTTGGCTGGGTTTGCTGCTGCCACTTACCAACGCGGGGTTCCTCTGTGGCAGATTCCTACTACCCTCCTCGCTCAAGTGGATTCGAGTGTCGGCGGAAAGACGGCGGTCAATCTTCCTGCCGGGAAGAACCTGGTAGGGGCCTTCTATCAGCCCGATTTAGTGGTCATTGACCCTGTGACGCTAGATACTCTACCTACTCACGTGTACAGGGCTGGGCTGGCTGAGGTGGTGAAGTATGCTCTGCTAAAGTCGTGGTCCTTTTTCAGTTTCCTTGAACGCAACGCTTCGCAAATCTTGGCGCGAGAGCCTTACGTACTGGCTCGTTTGGTGAAGCGATGCGTGCTATGCAAGGCAGAGATTGTGGAACAGGACGAGACCGAGATGGGGCCACGAGCTGTGTTGAATCTCGGTCACACCGTGGCCCACGCTCTTGAGAAGGTTGTCGGCTATGGGAAACTAAGCCACGGAGAGGCTGTGTCGCTGGGTCTCGTGGCCGCTCTGGTGGTGAGTGAGAAGTTGCTTGGCTTAGACCCAGAAGTGCGGATGAGAACAACTTGTCTTCTTGAAACGTTTGGCCTGCCTGTTTCTTGGGAGATTTCTAACATCGATGCCATAACTGCCGCGACTGCATATGACAAGAAGGCAAGAGCTCGGTCTGCTGGTTATGTCGGTCTTCAGCAAGTAGGCCAGCCCGTGATTGGCTTAGACGTCTCCCCGTCTCTTCTACGAGAGGCCTTGGAGGTTATTACCCGGTGA
- a CDS encoding PilN domain-containing protein — translation MGRRINLLPPSERPRTTTDFAALGLVVFVIVVLFGLALGYFFLSTTLDDRQRELADLEQETLKLEREAAELDQYDALASRRAKAEDLAKKLYAGRTVVFDILDEISLVVPERVWFSSLELTVAEPGGGQDARGGQQSTLTVEGKTFDFEDVAELLVRLQLVPSFSSVVLRDAALEDEASGVKAVSVEAQVINTQSPDVPLPVSSIEVGGL, via the coding sequence ATGGGTCGGCGCATAAATCTTCTCCCGCCGTCAGAACGGCCCCGTACCACCACGGACTTCGCCGCTCTCGGCTTGGTTGTGTTCGTGATTGTGGTGTTGTTCGGGTTGGCGCTTGGCTACTTCTTTCTCAGCACCACCCTTGACGACCGGCAACGAGAGCTGGCTGATCTGGAGCAGGAGACCTTGAAGTTAGAGCGCGAGGCTGCCGAGCTCGATCAATATGATGCTCTGGCGTCGCGAAGAGCTAAGGCTGAGGATCTCGCTAAGAAGCTCTACGCCGGCCGTACGGTGGTATTTGACATCCTCGATGAGATCAGCCTAGTAGTACCAGAGCGCGTTTGGTTTAGCAGCTTGGAATTGACAGTCGCCGAGCCTGGCGGTGGTCAAGACGCTCGCGGGGGTCAACAAAGCACGCTAACGGTGGAAGGCAAGACCTTTGACTTTGAAGACGTAGCTGAGCTACTGGTCCGTCTGCAGCTGGTGCCGTCGTTCTCGTCGGTCGTTCTTCGCGATGCTGCCTTGGAGGATGAAGCCTCAGGGGTGAAAGCAGTTTCGGTTGAGGCGCAGGTCATAAACACCCAGAGTCCGGATGTTCCTCTGCCGGTGAGTAGTATTGAGGTGGGGGGTCTATGA
- the dxs gene encoding 1-deoxy-D-xylulose-5-phosphate synthase, which translates to MTEPKSRLIDSLDLPRELRTLDTAALRRVAEEVRAEIIHTVTRNGGHLGASLGVVEIAIALHAELNTPDDVIIWDVGHQAYAHKLLTGRLKEFSSIRTYGGLSGFPSREESPFDVFGTGHASTSISAAVGMAEAWRRTQGSGSSRARRVVAVIGDGALTGGVAYEALNHAGHLKTPILVILNDNAMAIDKNVGAISAYLSRLRTEPTLYKLRRDLERRLQRLPGVGDLVTVLGTQLKDSLKAALTPGMLFEELGFTYVGLVDGHDIDELRSNIRRCLAMGGPVLLHCRTIKGKGYPPAEKHPGRYHGIPAFSASTGESDEADEPTTFTRAFGEAMVELASRDERVVGITAAMAVGTGLDLLKERMPDRFFDVGIAEQHAVVMAAGLAAAGKRPVVAIYSTFLQRAFDHIIHDVCLQRLPVVFAVDRAGLVGADGPTHHGAFDLSYLRFVPGLTIFVPKDEAELQRLLATALHLEGPSVIRYPRCPGVGAPICRPIEPLEGPWVEVLREGKDLLFLAVGPIVYNVLTAAELLRASGIEATVASVRQVRPIDASAVIDLVVNHPAVITVEDNTVIGGFGSLILELMADAGICRRVARAGLPDRFVAHGPVEVLQREIGLSPEGLADRALRLLS; encoded by the coding sequence GTGACCGAGCCGAAGTCGAGATTGATAGATTCGCTTGATTTACCCCGGGAGTTAAGAACCCTGGACACGGCCGCTCTACGCCGCGTAGCCGAGGAAGTGCGCGCTGAGATCATACACACCGTAACCCGCAACGGCGGCCACCTCGGGGCTAGTTTGGGAGTGGTTGAGATCGCCATTGCCCTGCATGCAGAGCTAAACACTCCTGACGATGTAATCATCTGGGATGTGGGTCACCAGGCGTACGCCCATAAGCTCCTAACTGGAAGATTAAAAGAGTTTTCCTCGATCCGAACATACGGCGGACTTTCTGGCTTTCCCTCACGTGAAGAAAGTCCCTTTGATGTCTTTGGGACGGGGCACGCCAGTACATCGATTAGCGCCGCCGTGGGCATGGCTGAAGCGTGGAGACGAACGCAAGGCTCGGGTTCTTCCAGGGCCAGACGAGTGGTGGCAGTTATAGGGGACGGAGCCCTTACCGGTGGGGTGGCGTACGAAGCATTGAATCATGCTGGTCATCTAAAGACGCCGATCCTGGTGATCCTAAACGACAATGCGATGGCCATTGACAAGAATGTTGGCGCGATTAGCGCCTACCTTTCCCGCCTGCGCACGGAGCCAACTCTCTACAAGCTTCGCCGTGATCTTGAGCGCAGACTACAGCGGCTTCCGGGGGTCGGCGACCTGGTCACTGTCCTTGGAACACAGCTCAAAGACAGTCTAAAAGCCGCTCTCACTCCAGGGATGCTCTTTGAGGAATTGGGCTTCACCTACGTGGGGCTAGTGGACGGGCATGATATTGACGAGCTTCGTAGCAACATCAGGCGGTGTCTTGCTATGGGTGGGCCGGTGCTGCTTCACTGCCGGACCATAAAAGGCAAGGGTTATCCTCCTGCTGAGAAACACCCCGGACGCTACCACGGTATCCCCGCTTTTTCGGCGTCGACAGGTGAGTCGGATGAGGCTGACGAGCCAACGACCTTTACCCGCGCCTTTGGTGAAGCCATGGTGGAGTTGGCCTCCAGGGACGAACGAGTGGTTGGCATCACCGCTGCTATGGCAGTAGGGACCGGTCTAGACCTTCTCAAAGAACGAATGCCGGATCGGTTTTTTGACGTCGGTATAGCGGAGCAGCACGCTGTTGTCATGGCCGCTGGACTAGCCGCAGCGGGCAAACGACCGGTGGTGGCCATTTATTCCACGTTTCTCCAGCGCGCGTTTGACCACATAATCCACGACGTTTGTTTGCAGAGGCTGCCGGTGGTGTTCGCAGTCGACCGTGCGGGGCTAGTGGGCGCAGACGGTCCGACCCATCATGGCGCCTTTGATCTCTCGTACCTGCGCTTCGTTCCGGGACTTACTATTTTCGTCCCCAAGGACGAGGCTGAACTTCAGCGCCTCTTGGCCACGGCTCTACATCTCGAGGGTCCTTCTGTTATCCGGTATCCACGTTGCCCCGGAGTGGGGGCACCCATTTGCCGCCCTATTGAGCCTCTTGAGGGACCTTGGGTGGAGGTTCTCAGAGAGGGCAAGGATCTGCTCTTCCTCGCCGTTGGCCCCATTGTATATAACGTTTTGACGGCCGCTGAACTGCTCCGCGCCTCCGGCATTGAGGCCACAGTCGCAAGCGTGAGGCAAGTTCGGCCTATTGATGCAAGCGCGGTCATTGATCTTGTGGTAAATCACCCGGCAGTGATCACGGTGGAGGACAACACGGTGATCGGGGGGTTCGGGTCGCTAATCCTGGAGCTGATGGCTGACGCAGGCATTTGTCGGCGTGTGGCCCGGGCCGGTCTTCCTGACAGGTTTGTCGCGCACGGTCCGGTGGAGGTGCTCCAGCGCGAGATTGGCCTCTCGCCGGAAGGTCTCGCTGACCGTGCCTTGAGGCTGTTGAGCTAG
- the nusB gene encoding transcription antitermination factor NusB produces MPKGRRNARRQAVFLMYQQDLLGLTPEAALARVAEAELPPYTRELVLGIASKRASIDRILESRLESWSLDRLGILERSILRVAAYELLWRTDIPSAVAINEAVEIAKRFCGDEAGALVNGVLGRLVDEGLVPDRPIEEQPSGNPGDSVNSGRD; encoded by the coding sequence ATGCCTAAGGGTCGTAGAAATGCCCGGCGTCAAGCTGTGTTTCTAATGTACCAGCAGGACCTTCTTGGATTGACTCCTGAGGCGGCGCTTGCACGAGTCGCTGAAGCAGAGCTTCCCCCGTACACACGGGAGCTGGTTTTGGGCATTGCCTCAAAGCGGGCGTCCATCGACCGAATTCTTGAAAGCAGACTCGAGAGCTGGTCCCTTGACAGGCTGGGAATTCTTGAACGGTCTATCTTGCGTGTCGCTGCGTATGAGCTACTGTGGCGGACGGACATTCCGTCTGCGGTAGCCATCAACGAGGCGGTCGAGATCGCCAAACGATTCTGCGGGGATGAAGCTGGAGCGCTGGTAAACGGGGTGCTGGGCCGATTAGTTGACGAAGGGCTCGTCCCTGATCGTCCGATAGAAGAGCAGCCATCCGGCAACCCTGGTGATTCAGTGAATAGTGGTAGGGACTAG
- the aroC gene encoding chorismate synthase has protein sequence MRITTAGESHGPGEICVVTGVPAGLSLSRADIDRELARRQQGYGRGGRMAIEQDRCRILSGVRHGKTLGSPISLLVENRDYANWRDAMGAEAPLTDQGVGWSVVRPVTLPRPGHADLAGVAKYGHTDIRNVLERASARETVARVAGGAVCKALLREFGVTIRARVIRIGEVQAALTGDFSDPTSVSWEAVEQSPVGCDDPDASLAMCAAIDRARTHGDSLGGVFEVWCWGVCPGLGSYTVMEDRLDARLAAAVMSIPGVKGVEIGEGFRSAALSGSEVHDAIGVSEADGRRWITRATNRAGGLEGGVTNGQPIIVRAAMKPIPTMTRPLPSVDISTLQAAQAHVERSDITAVPAARVVGEAMVAYVVAAAYLEKFGGDYLEDVKAAVAMYERRLAEQGLWRRL, from the coding sequence CTGCGGATAACCACTGCCGGTGAGTCCCACGGGCCTGGTGAGATTTGTGTAGTGACTGGCGTCCCCGCGGGGCTATCCCTGAGTCGCGCCGATATAGATCGTGAGCTCGCCCGGCGTCAGCAAGGTTACGGGCGAGGCGGGCGGATGGCCATTGAACAAGACCGCTGCCGGATACTTTCCGGGGTTAGACACGGCAAGACTCTCGGCAGCCCAATTTCCCTACTGGTAGAAAACCGGGATTACGCAAATTGGCGGGATGCAATGGGGGCTGAAGCTCCCTTAACAGACCAGGGTGTTGGTTGGTCTGTGGTTAGGCCTGTGACTTTGCCTAGACCAGGGCATGCCGACCTAGCCGGGGTGGCCAAGTACGGACACACAGACATACGGAACGTCCTAGAGAGAGCCAGTGCGCGAGAGACGGTGGCCCGCGTGGCCGGGGGTGCAGTATGCAAGGCTCTCTTGCGCGAATTTGGGGTCACGATAAGGGCCCGAGTGATTCGGATTGGAGAAGTTCAGGCAGCCCTGACAGGCGATTTTAGCGACCCGACCTCCGTCTCCTGGGAGGCCGTGGAACAGTCGCCTGTGGGCTGCGATGATCCTGATGCTTCCTTGGCTATGTGTGCCGCCATCGACCGAGCGCGCACGCACGGGGATTCACTGGGCGGAGTCTTCGAAGTCTGGTGTTGGGGAGTGTGTCCTGGTTTGGGCTCTTACACGGTGATGGAAGACCGCCTGGACGCCAGGCTTGCGGCCGCGGTTATGAGTATCCCGGGTGTAAAGGGAGTAGAGATCGGTGAGGGATTTCGGTCTGCTGCACTCTCTGGCTCGGAGGTTCATGACGCCATTGGTGTCAGCGAGGCCGACGGAAGAAGATGGATAACCAGGGCAACCAATCGAGCTGGGGGTTTGGAGGGGGGCGTTACAAATGGGCAACCGATAATAGTGCGGGCGGCAATGAAGCCGATTCCAACTATGACGCGCCCGCTTCCCTCGGTGGATATCTCTACTCTCCAGGCTGCCCAAGCGCATGTGGAAAGAAGCGATATCACCGCGGTCCCTGCCGCTCGAGTGGTGGGAGAGGCCATGGTGGCATACGTAGTCGCTGCGGCTTACCTGGAAAAGTTCGGCGGCGACTATCTGGAGGATGTTAAAGCGGCGGTGGCAATGTACGAGAGGCGACTCGCGGAGCAGGGGCTATGGCGGCGGTTGTAG
- the efp gene encoding elongation factor P — protein sequence MISTNQFKAGITIKYEGDIYRVVEYQHVKPGKGGAFVRTKLRNLATGALIDRTFRPEQRFEQVRTESRPMTYLYEEPDQVVFMDKESYEQLALPKAVLQDRLDLMTIGMEVEVIFIDGEPFDVELPTFVDLKVAETAAGVRGDTVSGGTKSAVLETGAVVQVPLFIEPGEVVRIDTRTREYVTRA from the coding sequence GTGATTTCGACGAATCAGTTCAAAGCAGGCATCACTATTAAGTACGAAGGCGACATCTACCGCGTGGTTGAGTATCAGCACGTCAAGCCCGGTAAGGGTGGCGCCTTTGTGCGCACCAAGCTGCGCAATCTTGCCACTGGAGCTCTTATCGATCGAACATTTCGTCCAGAGCAAAGATTCGAGCAAGTCCGTACCGAGAGTCGGCCCATGACCTATCTTTATGAGGAGCCGGACCAGGTAGTGTTCATGGACAAGGAGTCCTACGAACAGCTTGCCTTGCCCAAGGCCGTACTGCAGGATCGCCTTGATCTTATGACAATCGGTATGGAGGTTGAAGTAATCTTCATCGATGGTGAGCCCTTCGATGTTGAGCTTCCCACCTTTGTTGATCTAAAGGTGGCAGAGACAGCAGCGGGAGTAAGGGGAGACACGGTATCCGGTGGCACCAAGAGCGCTGTTCTTGAAACGGGAGCCGTAGTACAAGTGCCCCTGTTCATTGAGCCCGGGGAGGTTGTTCGTATCGATACTCGTACCCGCGAATACGTGACTCGGGCCTAG
- a CDS encoding prepilin peptidase, translated as MTGFFLALSAILGLVIGSFLNVVVYRLPLNRSIVTPRSSCPACGHPIRWYDNIPIASWVILKGRCRDCKARISLRYPLVEALTMIFFVLSSWRFGLTGRVFVAWAFCAALIAISLIDLDHMIIPNRIVLPGAAIGLAASIALAPARWWVYLVSAVGSAAFMFILVLIWPGGMGMGDVKMALFMGAVLGPSVLVALFAAFLFGSVVGVSLIAMRKASRKSRLPFGPFLALGSLIGLFFGEAILHAYTSVYS; from the coding sequence GTGACAGGATTCTTTCTTGCACTTTCTGCCATTCTCGGTCTAGTCATAGGCAGCTTCCTGAACGTTGTGGTGTATCGGCTGCCTTTGAACAGATCCATAGTGACGCCACGTTCCAGCTGTCCGGCATGTGGCCACCCGATAAGGTGGTATGACAATATCCCGATCGCTAGCTGGGTCATTCTTAAGGGAAGATGTAGGGACTGCAAAGCGCGGATTTCTCTTCGCTACCCTCTGGTCGAAGCCCTGACGATGATCTTCTTTGTTCTATCATCGTGGCGTTTTGGCCTAACTGGGCGCGTCTTTGTCGCTTGGGCTTTTTGCGCAGCTCTGATCGCGATTAGTTTGATTGATCTAGATCATATGATCATCCCTAACAGGATTGTATTACCCGGCGCGGCAATAGGTTTAGCCGCGTCAATAGCTCTGGCGCCCGCGCGCTGGTGGGTATATCTCGTTTCTGCCGTAGGAAGCGCCGCCTTCATGTTTATCTTGGTCCTCATCTGGCCGGGCGGCATGGGAATGGGCGATGTCAAGATGGCTCTCTTTATGGGGGCGGTGCTGGGACCGAGTGTGCTTGTCGCACTGTTTGCGGCGTTCTTGTTCGGAAGCGTGGTCGGCGTTTCTTTGATTGCGATGCGAAAGGCCTCACGCAAGTCCAGGCTCCCTTTTGGTCCTTTTCTCGCGCTGGGGTCGCTCATTGGTTTGTTCTTTGGCGAAGCTATTCTTCACGCTTATACCAGTGTTTACTCCTGA
- the pilM gene encoding type IV pilus assembly protein PilM: MALGIFGRAPLALDIGGSSVVALQTSGSSGRLKLKGCYEWPLSEGLINDGEVGDVDLLARDLRAFASHFRLRGRPVQIAVGNQKVIVRNIDMPDMTEAELRGAIEFQAADHIPIPIDEVVLDFQVLRKRISPDGGARQEVLLVAAQRAMISMFTAALRQAGFKVMGIDVTSLALIRALIPPVPFLADEAESQVARAIADISSSVSTVVIVVGRDLKFTRTINFSSDTFARSLAADMGIPLDEAQDLLRYVGLPGPLDPVPDLYADDVIAHVNRRLGEVVAEIADELSRSLHYYQSQPASVPIQEMILSGKGALLRNLDAYLSESLGMPVVIANPLIHFAANDSKIPDAALALMAPYLSVAVGLALPEEG, from the coding sequence GTGGCACTGGGAATATTCGGCAGGGCGCCACTTGCTTTGGACATCGGCGGCTCCAGTGTCGTTGCTCTTCAGACGAGCGGTAGTTCCGGCCGTCTGAAGCTCAAGGGTTGCTATGAGTGGCCGCTTTCCGAAGGCCTGATCAACGACGGAGAGGTCGGCGATGTAGACCTGCTAGCTCGCGATCTGCGGGCGTTCGCCAGCCACTTTCGCCTGCGTGGTCGCCCCGTGCAGATAGCGGTGGGCAATCAAAAGGTAATTGTTCGCAACATTGACATGCCCGACATGACCGAGGCCGAGCTGCGGGGGGCAATTGAGTTTCAAGCCGCGGACCATATCCCTATTCCTATCGATGAGGTTGTGCTTGACTTCCAGGTGCTTCGCAAGCGGATTTCTCCCGACGGAGGAGCGCGCCAAGAGGTCCTTTTGGTGGCTGCTCAGCGAGCGATGATTTCCATGTTCACTGCTGCTCTGCGCCAGGCTGGATTCAAGGTCATGGGAATTGACGTAACAAGTCTTGCCTTGATACGGGCTCTCATTCCGCCGGTCCCATTTTTGGCGGATGAGGCGGAGAGCCAAGTTGCTCGCGCAATAGCCGATATTTCTTCTTCGGTTTCCACAGTCGTCATTGTTGTCGGTCGTGACCTCAAGTTCACCCGGACCATCAATTTCTCAAGCGACACCTTCGCCCGTTCGCTGGCGGCCGACATGGGGATCCCCTTAGACGAGGCTCAGGATCTTCTGCGATATGTGGGTTTGCCCGGGCCGTTAGACCCAGTTCCCGACTTATACGCCGACGACGTGATTGCTCATGTGAACCGCCGACTCGGAGAGGTCGTCGCAGAGATCGCCGATGAGCTTAGCCGTTCGTTACACTATTACCAGAGTCAGCCAGCCAGCGTTCCGATTCAAGAGATGATACTGAGCGGGAAGGGTGCGCTGCTCCGCAACCTGGACGCCTATCTGTCGGAAAGCCTCGGAATGCCCGTGGTGATTGCGAACCCGTTGATTCACTTCGCGGCGAACGACTCGAAGATACCAGATGCCGCGCTTGCCTTGATGGCTCCCTACCTGTCGGTCGCCGTTGGCCTTGCGCTGCCTGAGGAGGGGTGA
- a CDS encoding 3-dehydroquinate dehydratase produces the protein MKVKSPQGLADSDVHCRLVVVLHGPNLNLLGERPAEHYGSLTLAELNALITEEAERLGWQCLCFQTNHEGVYIDWIHEFRRAGAMIVNPGAWTHYSYAIHDALELVACPVAEVHLSDIETREEWRRRSVITPVVDLVISGKGPWGYVEALRRVVAMAEGNATPG, from the coding sequence GTGAAAGTGAAGTCTCCGCAAGGCCTAGCCGACAGCGATGTGCACTGCAGACTTGTAGTGGTGCTGCACGGTCCAAATCTAAATCTACTCGGCGAGCGACCGGCAGAGCATTACGGCTCTTTGACCTTGGCCGAGCTCAACGCTCTGATAACCGAGGAAGCCGAACGTTTGGGTTGGCAGTGTCTCTGTTTTCAGACAAACCACGAGGGCGTGTACATCGACTGGATTCACGAATTCAGACGCGCAGGAGCCATGATTGTCAATCCCGGAGCTTGGACCCACTACAGCTACGCTATACACGACGCTCTCGAGCTTGTCGCATGTCCGGTGGCTGAAGTGCATCTTTCGGACATTGAAACTAGAGAAGAATGGAGGCGCCGTTCGGTCATTACTCCCGTCGTTGACCTTGTCATTTCAGGCAAGGGTCCCTGGGGGTACGTGGAGGCTCTTCGCCGCGTCGTAGCAATGGCCGAAGGAAACGCCACGCCAGGTTGA
- the dapA gene encoding 4-hydroxy-tetrahydrodipicolinate synthase: MVEKVEWGLKGVIIPLITPFKEDLSVDFDGLRILVDYAIEEMNCDGLVPCGTTGESPTLSHEEHVEVIRVVIEHTRRRVPVIASTGSNSTREAIELTRRAEELGADATLQVGPYYNKPTQQGLFNHFAAIAKESRLPMIIYNIPGRTSRNIEPQTIARLWSEIPTVIGLKDCSNDLHQTMQIYRWTDPDTFKIYCGEDIMTFSLLCHGGAGAIAAVAHVVGREVKSMCEAVWSGRLEEARDIHYRIMDVVDALFVEPNPIPVKKAMEWLGLPAGVPRPPLEPLSPSGQEVLRKALTAGGWLK, translated from the coding sequence GTGGTGGAGAAGGTCGAGTGGGGACTGAAAGGAGTGATAATCCCGCTGATCACTCCATTCAAGGAAGATCTGAGCGTGGACTTTGACGGGCTGCGGATTCTGGTTGACTACGCTATCGAAGAGATGAATTGTGACGGTCTGGTTCCGTGCGGAACCACTGGTGAGTCGCCCACTCTTTCCCACGAAGAACATGTTGAGGTCATCCGTGTGGTTATTGAACACACCAGGCGGCGGGTGCCGGTCATCGCCTCAACAGGCTCTAATTCAACCCGAGAGGCGATTGAGCTGACGCGGCGCGCTGAAGAACTGGGAGCGGACGCTACCCTTCAAGTGGGCCCGTACTACAACAAGCCCACACAACAGGGGCTGTTTAATCACTTCGCGGCTATCGCCAAAGAGTCGCGACTGCCCATGATCATTTACAACATCCCCGGAAGAACCAGCCGAAACATTGAGCCCCAGACCATAGCGCGGTTGTGGAGTGAGATTCCAACCGTGATCGGGCTTAAGGATTGCTCCAACGATCTCCATCAAACCATGCAAATCTACCGTTGGACCGACCCGGATACCTTCAAGATATATTGCGGCGAAGACATCATGACTTTTAGCCTCCTATGTCACGGCGGCGCAGGGGCTATCGCTGCGGTAGCTCATGTGGTAGGACGCGAAGTCAAGTCTATGTGTGAAGCGGTCTGGAGTGGAAGACTTGAAGAAGCGCGCGACATTCACTACCGCATAATGGACGTTGTCGATGCCTTGTTTGTTGAACCGAATCCCATACCGGTCAAGAAGGCGATGGAGTGGCTGGGGCTTCCTGCCGGGGTGCCGCGCCCGCCGCTGGAGCCGCTGAGTCCGAGTGGGCAGGAAGTGTTGCGCAAGGCTCTTACCGCTGGAGGGTGGCTTAAATAG